GAACCAAAGGTCAGAAATTCCGGATTCCAGCAACCCGGACAGCGCTTGGGACAGCCTTGAACCCAGATGACCGTTCGTTTGCCGGGGCCGTTCACTTCCGAAACCGGAAGAATGTCGGCTATTTCAATCGGTTTTTTCATAAACTAAAACAGCTTGCAATATGAGCAAGCTGTTTTAAAATTCCGTTAGCTTATAAAAATAAATTAAACATCGATCATTCCGCGACCACTTTTGTGAATTTTTCCAGCGGCTTTTAGATCATCCAGAACAGAATCAAGAATACCATTGATGAACTTACTGCTTCGATCGGTGCTGTACCGTTTGGCTATTTCGATCATTTCATTGATCGATACTTTGGGGGGAATATCTTCGAAATACAAAAACTCGCAAATGGCCATTCGTAACAGCAATCGGTCGATAATAGCGATTCTTTCGAAATCCCAATTTTGTGTCCGGATTTTGATCGAGGTATCTAATTCTTTTTCCTGTTCGATCGCATGAAACACAAGCTTTTTAATAAAGCTCATAGCCAGTTCGGAAAATGAATCACAGACGTCGTCGATGATCGTCTGGACATTGGCGTGCGTATGTTCATAGGCATAAAGAACCTGAAGAACCGTCTCACGAGCCTCGCGTCGGCTTGTCTTCGGACTTTTTTCTTTCGTCGACTTTCCCGAAGACCTCGCATCGTCCAATAAATGAGGATTCATACACGAAAAACTTTGCAGCTTATGGTAAAGAACAACTAAAATCTTTCGAGACGGCGCATAACCGTTTCGGATTTACTCACGTAAGTTTGTTTGATATGCCCGATATGATGAATACGTTCCTCGGCAATTTTATTGGAAGCCACATACGTCGGAATTTTTTCACGATCGGCATATTCGAGAATGTTTTTGACAATATCGTAGATATTTTTGGCTTGGGACAATGCTTTTTCCTGGTTATAACCTTCGAGTTCGTTATACACATTGATCAAACCGCCAGAATTGATCACATAATCGGGAGCATAGACGATTTTTTGTTCAATCAGCATTTTTCCATGCCGGTCTTCATCCGCCAATTGATTATTAGCCGCTCCGGCAATGATTTTGAACTTGAACTGCGGAATGGTTTGATCATTTACGATAGCGCCTAAGGCACAAGGTGCAAAAATATCGGCGTCTACCGAATAAATTTTATCGCCTTCGACGTATTCTGCATTAAATTCATTCACAACTTTCTTTACACGTTCAGAGTCAATATCAGAAACTATTAACTTTGCGCCTTCATCATGAAGGTGGCGTACCAAATAATAGCCAACGTGTCCAAGGCCCTGAACAGCAATTCGCAATCCTTTCAACGATTGGGTATTGAATACTTTTTCAACGCAGGCTTTTAATCCGCGGTAGACTCCCAGGGCCGTGACAGGGGAGGGATCGCCGCTGCCACCCAATGCCCGAGAAATACCGGTGACATATTTGGTTTCCATCCGTGTATATTCCATATCTGTCACGTTGGTGCCAACATCTTCAGCCGTAATATAACGTCCGCCTAATCCTTGAACAAATCGTCCAAATGAGCGGAATAACATTTCAGTTTTGTCCTTTTTAGGATCGCCGATAACAACGGCTTTACCACCGCCTAAATTCAATCCGGCAACAGCTGCTTTATACGTCATGCCGCGTGATAAGCGTAATACATCATTGA
The DNA window shown above is from bacterium and carries:
- a CDS encoding leucine dehydrogenase; translated protein: MNAFEMMEEKDHEEVVFFSDKKSGLRAIVAIHNTTLGPALGGCRMYPYASADQALNDVLRLSRGMTYKAAVAGLNLGGGKAVVIGDPKKDKTEMLFRSFGRFVQGLGGRYITAEDVGTNVTDMEYTRMETKYVTGISRALGGSGDPSPVTALGVYRGLKACVEKVFNTQSLKGLRIAVQGLGHVGYYLVRHLHDEGAKLIVSDIDSERVKKVVNEFNAEYVEGDKIYSVDADIFAPCALGAIVNDQTIPQFKFKIIAGAANNQLADEDRHGKMLIEQKIVYAPDYVINSGGLINVYNELEGYNQEKALSQAKNIYDIVKNILEYADREKIPTYVASNKIAEERIHHIGHIKQTYVSKSETVMRRLERF
- the nusB gene encoding transcription antitermination factor NusB, whose product is MNPHLLDDARSSGKSTKEKSPKTSRREARETVLQVLYAYEHTHANVQTIIDDVCDSFSELAMSFIKKLVFHAIEQEKELDTSIKIRTQNWDFERIAIIDRLLLRMAICEFLYFEDIPPKVSINEMIEIAKRYSTDRSSKFINGILDSVLDDLKAAGKIHKSGRGMIDV